The DNA window ATGATATATAGAAATATTTTTGGAGTTCTACGCCAAGAAGACTATGATCAACACCATTTTCTGTAGCATTCAACACACTTAAACATACCACATTTGGGTATACTTGCTTAAACAAATTCTCTTTATCTAATTCCATTGTTGCTCCGTCAAAATCAAATACTATTGTTGGAAAGCCCGTAAAATCCCTAAACAAGTGTCCAATATAGCAAAGCTGATACTTGTCCAAAGAGAAATATCGTCTTTCCAATGAGTCCCCTATGTAATCAACAATTGCCTGTTCAAGTTTCTCGTATGCAATATCTTGAAGGAAACTCAAACTTGAACCTGAATCAATAATTGCACCCCCACCACTTTTAAAATTATCCATTCTCAAATCCTTATTGTCAATGCCGAGCATCCTACC is part of the Coffea eugenioides isolate CCC68of chromosome 6, Ceug_1.0, whole genome shotgun sequence genome and encodes:
- the LOC113774230 gene encoding aspartic proteinase nepenthesin-2-like, yielding MHEELKLIVQDDSDNPNDDSDHDIDFETGIFVNTSIGGRLLNWFTGGISLASQLDSSEFSYCIENLSDPFDEKNVLIIGKKSGGVEFSTPLIIRKFHYYVNLEGISFGGRMLGIDNKDLRMDNFKSGGGAIIDSGSSLSFLQDIAYEKLEQAIVDYIGDSLERRYFSLDKYQLCYIGHLFRDFTGFPTIVFDFDGATMELDKENLFKQVYPNVVCLSVLNATENGVDHSLLGVELQKYFYISFDINEMQVNFERMNCDAIWDYNI